Proteins found in one Sphingomonas sp. SORGH_AS_0879 genomic segment:
- the thiL gene encoding thiamine-phosphate kinase encodes MNEADFLAALRRLPLHPGARGLVDDGAVIDAAPLVVTTDTLVEGVHFLPHDPPADVAWKLVATNLSDLAAKGALVEGVMLNYPLGEADWDRAFLDGLGVVLNRFHVRLIGGDTVSLRGPRVLTLTAFGRDAPAPARDGARDGDALWVTGTIGDAGLGLAIAMRGYGPIALRDAYRRPHPRLAEGRVLGPIVHAMMDVSDGLLIDAARMARASGLAVSIDLDAVPLSAEARAHGGEGRAARLAAATAGDDYELLFALPADTTPPVPATRLGVFGMGDGLSLHDGQGPVPLPPRLGFEHTTGH; translated from the coding sequence ATGAACGAGGCGGACTTCCTCGCCGCGCTGCGCCGGTTGCCGCTGCACCCCGGCGCGCGCGGACTGGTCGATGACGGGGCCGTGATCGACGCCGCCCCGCTGGTCGTCACGACCGACACGCTGGTCGAGGGGGTGCATTTCCTGCCCCACGATCCCCCCGCAGATGTCGCCTGGAAACTGGTCGCCACCAACCTGTCCGACCTCGCCGCCAAGGGCGCGCTGGTCGAGGGGGTGATGCTCAACTATCCGCTGGGCGAAGCCGATTGGGACCGGGCGTTCCTCGACGGGCTGGGCGTGGTGCTGAACCGCTTTCATGTCCGGCTGATCGGCGGCGATACGGTGTCGTTGCGCGGTCCCCGCGTCCTGACGCTGACCGCGTTCGGCCGCGATGCCCCCGCGCCCGCGCGCGATGGCGCGCGCGATGGCGATGCACTGTGGGTCACCGGCACGATCGGCGATGCGGGACTGGGGCTAGCGATCGCGATGCGGGGCTATGGACCGATCGCGCTGCGCGACGCCTATCGCCGTCCCCATCCGCGTCTGGCCGAGGGACGCGTGCTGGGGCCGATCGTTCATGCGATGATGGATGTCTCCGACGGCCTGCTGATCGATGCCGCGCGGATGGCGCGGGCGAGTGGATTGGCGGTGTCGATCGATCTGGATGCTGTGCCATTATCGGCGGAAGCGCGCGCCCATGGCGGAGAGGGCCGCGCGGCGCGTCTCGCGGCGGCGACGGCGGGCGACGATTACGAATTGCTGTTCGCGCTGCCCGCCGACACGACCCCGCCCGTGCCCGCGACCCGGCTGGGCGTCTTCGGGATGGGCGATGGCCTGTCGCTCCATGACGGACAGGGGCCCGTCCCCCTGCCCCCTCGCCTGGGCTTCGAGCACACAACCGGGCACTGA
- the nusB gene encoding transcription antitermination factor NusB translates to MTRPTARTQARAAARLAAVQALYQHDMEQTPLAALLHEFHNHRIGATIEDVEYADADTDFFDDIVKGVHARLGEIDRMIEDKLATGWTLNRLDRPMKALLRAGTYELIARHDVPVGAVISEYVDVAHAFYEKRESGFVNGLLDAIAKVARA, encoded by the coding sequence ATGACTCGTCCCACCGCCCGTACCCAGGCGCGCGCCGCCGCGCGCCTTGCCGCCGTCCAGGCGCTTTACCAGCATGACATGGAACAGACCCCGCTGGCGGCGCTGCTCCACGAATTCCACAACCACCGCATCGGCGCGACCATCGAAGACGTCGAATATGCCGATGCCGACACCGATTTCTTCGACGACATCGTCAAGGGCGTGCACGCGCGCCTGGGCGAGATCGACCGGATGATCGAGGACAAGCTGGCCACGGGCTGGACGCTGAACCGGCTCGACCGGCCGATGAAGGCGCTCCTGCGCGCCGGCACCTATGAACTGATCGCCCGCCACGACGTGCCGGTGGGCGCGGTGATCAGCGAATATGTCGATGTCGCCCACGCCTTTTACGAGAAGCGCGAATCGGGCTTCGTCAACGGCCTGCTCGACGCCATCGCCAAGGTCGCTCGGGCCTGA
- a CDS encoding IS5 family transposase yields the protein MSDSLCGQEGMVMVEQRSLVEALMDPRLGSNAKLSGIERLIDWSRLEPLVSPLRQGRTGRPPYAPLAMVKALYLQALYDLSDPGLEEALLDRLSFRRFCGFALDGGTPDETTLCRFRAAAAAGDVLERCFAEINRQLDAQGLVLRRGTILDASVVKATRKPPRGDGIAPGDPHPQEPGADWTRKDGKPVFGYRFHIGMDEGSGLIRKLAFTSARVQDVERADALVCGDEGAVYADRAYEGQARRKALKAAGIKDRIMHRRHRYMPKLPRWQARRNHLIARRRAPVEAVFSAMKRLYGKARTRCLSIERNAADFLAFATIYNLRRAAILAAG from the coding sequence TTGAGTGATTCACTGTGCGGGCAGGAGGGCATGGTGATGGTCGAGCAGCGATCGCTGGTGGAAGCGTTGATGGATCCGCGCTTGGGATCGAATGCGAAGCTGTCGGGGATCGAGCGGCTGATCGACTGGAGCCGGCTGGAGCCGCTGGTGTCGCCGCTGCGGCAGGGTCGGACGGGTCGACCGCCCTATGCGCCGCTGGCGATGGTCAAGGCGCTGTATCTGCAGGCGTTGTATGATCTGTCGGACCCCGGGCTGGAGGAGGCGCTGCTCGACCGGCTGTCGTTCCGGCGGTTCTGCGGCTTTGCGCTGGATGGCGGCACGCCGGACGAGACGACGCTGTGCCGGTTTCGCGCGGCGGCGGCGGCGGGGGACGTGCTGGAGCGCTGCTTTGCCGAGATCAACCGGCAGCTGGATGCGCAGGGGCTGGTGCTGCGGCGGGGGACGATCCTTGATGCCTCGGTGGTCAAGGCGACCCGCAAGCCCCCGCGCGGGGACGGGATCGCGCCGGGTGATCCGCACCCCCAGGAGCCGGGAGCCGACTGGACGCGCAAGGACGGCAAGCCGGTGTTCGGCTACCGCTTCCATATCGGCATGGACGAGGGCTCGGGCCTGATCCGCAAGCTGGCCTTCACCTCGGCCAGGGTCCAGGATGTCGAACGGGCCGACGCGCTGGTCTGCGGCGACGAAGGCGCGGTCTATGCCGACCGGGCCTATGAGGGCCAGGCGCGTCGCAAGGCCCTGAAGGCGGCCGGGATCAAGGATCGCATCATGCATCGCCGGCACCGCTACATGCCAAAGCTGCCGCGCTGGCAGGCCCGGCGCAACCACCTCATCGCCAGACGGCGCGCCCCTGTCGAGGCGGTCTTCAGCGCCATGAAGCGCCTCTACGGCAAGGCGCGCACCAGATGCCTGTCGATCGAGCGGAACGCCGCAGACTTCCTCGCCTTTGCCACCATCTACAATCTCAGACGCGCCGCCATCCTTGCCGCTGGCTGA
- the hisD gene encoding histidinol dehydrogenase, translating into MIRLDTQEPGFAAAFDELVDARRESDADVARDVQVILRAVRDDGEAAVAAFTRQFDGHDLAESGWRIELADCRAAYEALEPELRHALDLAAARIRAYHEKQKPTDSDYVDAQGVRLGARWTAVDAAGIYVPGGRAAYPSSLLMNAIPAKVAGVERLVMVTPTPKGEINHLVLAAAHLAGVDEVWRVGGAQAIGALAYGAGRIQRVDVVTGPGNAWVAEAKRQVYGMVGIDMVAGPSEIVVVADGKNDPDWIAADLLSQAEHDTVTQSILFTDDADFATRVAEAVDRQIPELATASVARTAWDANGAIVVVESLEAAMPLVDRLAPEHLELAVDDPQGLFDRLRHAGSVFLGRHTPEAIGDYVAGPNHVLPTGRRARFASGLSVLDFMKRTSFLGLTETALAELGPATVALAHAEGLPAHAKSVALRLRLNR; encoded by the coding sequence ATGATCCGTCTCGATACGCAGGAACCGGGTTTCGCCGCCGCGTTCGACGAACTGGTCGATGCCCGGCGCGAAAGCGATGCCGATGTCGCGCGCGACGTGCAGGTGATCCTGCGCGCGGTCCGCGACGATGGCGAGGCGGCGGTGGCAGCCTTCACCAGGCAGTTTGACGGCCATGACCTGGCGGAGAGCGGCTGGCGGATCGAGCTCGCCGATTGCCGCGCCGCCTATGAGGCGCTGGAGCCCGAACTCCGCCACGCGCTCGACCTCGCCGCCGCGCGCATCCGCGCCTATCACGAGAAGCAGAAGCCGACCGACAGCGACTATGTCGATGCGCAGGGCGTGCGGCTGGGCGCGCGCTGGACGGCGGTGGATGCGGCGGGGATCTATGTCCCCGGCGGGCGCGCGGCCTATCCGTCCTCGCTGCTGATGAACGCGATTCCGGCCAAGGTGGCGGGGGTCGAGCGGCTGGTGATGGTCACGCCGACGCCCAAGGGCGAGATCAACCATCTGGTCCTCGCCGCCGCGCATCTGGCAGGGGTGGACGAGGTCTGGCGCGTCGGCGGGGCGCAGGCGATCGGCGCGCTGGCTTACGGCGCGGGCCGCATCCAGCGGGTCGATGTCGTCACCGGCCCCGGCAATGCCTGGGTCGCCGAGGCCAAGCGCCAGGTGTACGGCATGGTCGGCATCGACATGGTAGCGGGCCCCTCCGAGATCGTCGTGGTCGCAGATGGCAAGAACGACCCCGACTGGATCGCCGCCGACCTGCTGAGCCAGGCCGAGCATGACACGGTCACCCAGTCGATCCTGTTCACCGACGATGCGGACTTCGCCACGCGCGTCGCCGAAGCCGTCGACCGGCAAATTCCCGAACTGGCCACCGCCAGCGTCGCGCGCACCGCCTGGGACGCGAACGGCGCGATCGTCGTCGTCGAGTCGCTGGAGGCGGCGATGCCGCTGGTCGACCGGCTCGCGCCCGAGCATCTGGAACTGGCGGTGGACGATCCACAAGGACTGTTCGACCGGTTGCGCCATGCCGGGTCGGTGTTCCTGGGACGGCATACGCCCGAGGCGATCGGCGATTATGTCGCGGGGCCGAACCATGTCCTGCCGACCGGGCGGCGGGCGCGCTTCGCCAGCGGGCTGTCGGTGCTCGATTTCATGAAGCGGACCAGCTTTCTGGGGCTGACCGAGACGGCATTGGCGGAACTGGGCCCGGCGACGGTGGCGCTCGCCCATGCCGAGGGGTTGCCCGCGCATGCCAAGTCGGTGGCGTTGCGGCTGCGGCTCAACCGGTAA
- the hisG gene encoding ATP phosphoribosyltransferase encodes MVQPLIIAVPKGRILAEALPLLAAAGIRPEPAFTDKDSRALRFATDVPGIELIRVRAFDVATFVAHGAAQLGIVGSDVLSEFGYSELYAPVDLKIGHCRISVAEPAAMAESDDPRGWSHVRVATKYPHITSRHFARRGVQAECVKLNGAMELAPTLGLAPRIVDLVSSGRTLKENGLVEVEVIEEVTSRLVVNRAAMKTRAQVVPLVEAFRRAVAERHAA; translated from the coding sequence ATGGTCCAGCCGCTCATCATCGCCGTCCCCAAGGGACGCATCCTGGCCGAGGCGCTGCCGCTGCTCGCCGCCGCCGGCATCCGGCCCGAACCGGCCTTCACCGACAAGGACAGCCGCGCGCTGCGCTTCGCCACCGATGTCCCCGGCATCGAGTTGATCCGCGTCCGCGCCTTCGACGTCGCCACCTTCGTCGCGCATGGCGCGGCGCAACTGGGGATCGTCGGCTCGGACGTGCTGTCCGAGTTCGGTTATTCCGAGCTTTACGCGCCGGTCGACCTGAAGATCGGCCATTGCCGCATCTCGGTCGCCGAGCCCGCCGCGATGGCGGAAAGCGACGATCCGCGCGGGTGGAGCCATGTCCGCGTCGCGACCAAATATCCGCATATCACCAGCCGCCATTTCGCCCGCCGGGGGGTGCAGGCCGAGTGCGTCAAGCTGAACGGCGCGATGGAACTGGCCCCGACTCTGGGCCTGGCGCCGCGCATCGTCGACCTGGTGTCTTCGGGCCGCACACTGAAGGAAAACGGGCTGGTCGAGGTGGAGGTGATCGAGGAAGTCACCTCGCGCCTGGTCGTCAACCGCGCCGCGATGAAGACGCGGGCGCAGGTCGTGCCGCTGGTCGAGGCGTTCCGCCGCGCCGTGGCCGAAAGGCACGCCGCATGA
- a CDS encoding murein L,D-transpeptidase catalytic domain family protein — translation MFDNLDAAPGRRALLKNALVLAGALAVPGAAGARERLTAGDLRPVRQPPLPSHPTMPSPIPAQPILASSRVVRPALLRAAMASLQQHGARVRQRDRMAIVDFAVGSSEPRLHLVDLVSGKSTSLLVSHGSGSDPSHSGYLQRFSNAFNSNASSEGAFLTDDYYVGKHGRSQRLIGLDPTNDNALGRAIVVHSAWYANRDMIKTHGMLGRSQGCFAVGESDLDRVFANLGPGRMIYAAKV, via the coding sequence ATGTTCGATAATCTGGACGCTGCGCCGGGTCGGCGCGCGCTGCTGAAGAACGCGCTGGTCTTGGCCGGTGCGCTCGCGGTTCCGGGGGCGGCAGGTGCTCGCGAACGGCTGACGGCCGGTGATTTGCGGCCCGTTCGCCAGCCGCCGCTGCCCAGCCATCCGACGATGCCCTCGCCCATTCCGGCGCAACCGATCCTCGCCTCGTCGCGGGTGGTTCGCCCGGCGCTGCTGCGGGCCGCGATGGCCTCGCTGCAACAACATGGCGCGCGGGTGCGCCAGCGCGACCGGATGGCGATCGTCGATTTCGCGGTCGGCTCGTCCGAACCCCGGCTCCATCTGGTCGATCTGGTCAGCGGCAAGAGCACCTCGCTGCTCGTCTCGCACGGCAGCGGGTCGGACCCATCGCACAGCGGCTATCTTCAGCGCTTTTCCAACGCGTTCAACTCGAATGCCAGCTCGGAAGGCGCGTTCCTGACCGACGATTATTATGTCGGCAAACATGGCCGGTCGCAGCGTCTGATCGGGCTGGACCCGACCAACGACAACGCGCTGGGTCGCGCGATCGTGGTGCATTCGGCCTGGTACGCCAATCGCGACATGATCAAGACGCACGGCATGCTCGGCCGCAGCCAGGGTTGCTTCGCGGTCGGCGAAAGCGATCTGGACCGGGTGTTCGCCAATCTCGGTCCGGGCCGGATGATCTACGCCGCCAAGGTGTGA
- a CDS encoding L,D-transpeptidase family protein codes for MKALALAALLGVTTLGFAAPAIAEEGPGTVTVAQAAAALAPNRFVWTDSQMTAVDPVAQPVTVVVSLPMQRAYVYRGDAMIAAASVSTGKDGKDTPTGVFPILQKREMHRSNLYNDAPMPFMQRLTWDGVALHAGNNPGFPDSHGCIRLPTAFAKKLFAVTSVGTTVIVTDQMVGDHFDPALLETETMQANQTQMASLER; via the coding sequence ATGAAGGCACTCGCTCTTGCCGCCCTGCTCGGCGTCACGACGCTGGGTTTCGCCGCACCCGCCATCGCCGAAGAGGGGCCGGGCACCGTCACGGTCGCCCAGGCCGCCGCCGCGCTGGCCCCCAACCGATTCGTCTGGACCGATTCGCAGATGACGGCGGTCGATCCGGTGGCGCAACCGGTGACGGTGGTGGTCAGCCTGCCGATGCAGCGTGCCTATGTCTATCGTGGCGACGCGATGATCGCCGCCGCCTCGGTATCGACCGGCAAGGACGGCAAGGACACCCCGACCGGCGTCTTCCCGATCCTGCAAAAGCGCGAAATGCATCGCAGCAATCTCTATAACGACGCGCCCATGCCGTTCATGCAGCGGCTGACCTGGGACGGCGTCGCGCTTCATGCGGGCAACAATCCGGGCTTTCCGGATTCGCATGGCTGCATCCGTCTGCCCACCGCCTTCGCCAAGAAGTTGTTCGCAGTCACCTCGGTTGGCACGACGGTGATCGTCACCGATCAGATGGTTGGGGATCATTTCGACCCGGCGCTGCTGGAAACCGAGACGATGCAGGCGAATCAGACGCAGATGGCGTCGTTGGAGCGGTGA
- a CDS encoding HAD family phosphatase has translation MPIDSNGTGTLPGLRADRPTAVIFDVGRVLYDWDPRILYRRLIADDRALDAFLRDVVTTEWHFQHDAGRDFADTSAELTALYPQHRDLIAAWGPRFNDSIGDPIPGMHELVAELDSAGVPLFAITNFSHEFWPPFRAREAALFDRFRDVVVSGAEKLVKPDPAIYALALARFGLEPHEAVFIDDNRANIDAATAMGIHALHFTDEATLRPQLRALGLVA, from the coding sequence ATGCCGATCGATTCGAACGGGACGGGCACCCTGCCCGGACTGCGTGCCGATCGGCCGACCGCCGTCATCTTCGATGTCGGTCGCGTCCTGTACGACTGGGATCCCCGGATCCTGTATCGGCGCCTGATCGCGGACGATCGGGCGCTCGATGCGTTTCTGCGCGATGTCGTCACGACCGAATGGCATTTCCAGCATGATGCGGGACGCGACTTCGCCGACACCTCGGCGGAGTTGACCGCGCTGTATCCGCAACATCGCGATCTGATCGCCGCCTGGGGCCCGCGCTTCAACGACAGCATCGGCGATCCGATTCCGGGGATGCACGAACTGGTCGCCGAGCTCGATTCGGCTGGCGTGCCCTTGTTCGCGATCACGAACTTCAGCCATGAATTCTGGCCGCCCTTCCGTGCGCGCGAAGCGGCGCTGTTCGACCGGTTCCGCGACGTGGTGGTGTCGGGGGCGGAAAAGCTGGTGAAGCCCGATCCCGCCATCTACGCCCTCGCGCTCGCCCGATTCGGGCTGGAGCCGCATGAGGCGGTGTTCATCGACGACAATCGCGCCAATATCGACGCGGCGACGGCGATGGGCATTCATGCGCTGCACTTCACCGATGAGGCGACGTTGCGGCCCCAGTTGCGGGCGTTGGGATTGGTTGCATAG
- the ykgO gene encoding type B 50S ribosomal protein L36: MKIRNSLKSLKDRHRDNRVIRRRGRTYVINKTNRRFKARQG; the protein is encoded by the coding sequence ATGAAGATCCGCAATTCCCTGAAGTCGCTCAAGGATCGCCACCGGGACAACCGCGTGATCCGCCGTCGCGGCCGCACCTATGTCATCAACAAGACCAACCGTCGTTTCAAGGCGCGCCAGGGCTAA
- a CDS encoding DUF4136 domain-containing protein, whose product MKARSLLILAAAAGTLAACSTTGGRLPPTEVIRYHLGEPIARGTIRVEPLSNTGPASIEFKTYAAAVETALLRNGYSVAQGDAQPDFIATVAFTRANRLGPPRPSPFSVGLGGGSFSGGRGGGVGLGGGLSFPIGKSRPQEIIGTELSVQIKRRADQSPIWEGSARNIAPVEALARIDAQAQAAKLADALFTKFPGESGRTVEVK is encoded by the coding sequence ATGAAAGCCCGTTCGCTCCTGATCCTCGCGGCCGCCGCCGGAACGCTGGCCGCCTGTTCCACCACGGGTGGGCGCCTGCCCCCGACCGAGGTGATTCGCTATCATCTGGGCGAGCCGATCGCGCGCGGCACGATCCGGGTCGAGCCGCTGTCCAACACCGGCCCCGCCAGCATCGAGTTCAAGACCTATGCCGCCGCCGTGGAAACCGCGCTTCTCCGCAACGGCTATTCGGTGGCGCAGGGTGATGCGCAGCCCGATTTCATCGCGACCGTCGCCTTCACCCGCGCCAACCGACTCGGCCCGCCGCGTCCCTCGCCCTTCTCGGTCGGTCTGGGGGGCGGCAGCTTCTCGGGCGGTCGCGGCGGCGGTGTCGGGCTGGGCGGCGGCTTGAGCTTCCCCATCGGCAAGAGCCGCCCGCAAGAGATCATCGGCACCGAATTGTCGGTCCAGATCAAGCGCCGCGCCGACCAGTCGCCCATCTGGGAAGGCAGCGCGCGCAACATCGCGCCGGTCGAGGCGCTGGCCCGGATCGATGCGCAGGCGCAGGCGGCGAAGCTGGCCGATGCGCTGTTCACCAAATTCCCCGGCGAGTCGGGCCGCACGGTCGAGGTGAAGTAA
- a CDS encoding M14-type cytosolic carboxypeptidase, translated as MTLTINASFDGGNIRLVGIEGDRVDLEIIADKDSDFYQWFYFRVGGVKGRMLTFRILNGAGSAFPQGWPGYHVRASTDRRDWRMTPTTYADGVIEWQWTGESDLVWFAYFEPYTMERHHDLVARIAARGVHHEEIGQSLDGQPIDYFRFGDGPKQVWLYARQHPGESMAEWWMEGALDWLTGPAAADLLAKATVHVVPNMNPDGTRRGHLRTNAAGVNLNREWHDPTPERSPEVLCVRNRMDRTGVDFAIDAHGDEAIPANFIAGFEGIPSWTEEHGAKFYEFGRRLAAHTPDFQTQMGYEKSSAGHANLAMSTNQLAERFGAVSVTLEMPFKDHDPNPDAVHGWSGERSAKLGVSCLEVLSGMIGEI; from the coding sequence ATGACGCTGACCATCAACGCCTCCTTCGACGGCGGCAATATCCGCCTGGTCGGGATCGAAGGTGACCGTGTCGACCTGGAGATCATCGCCGACAAGGATTCGGACTTTTACCAGTGGTTCTATTTCCGCGTCGGCGGGGTGAAGGGGCGGATGCTCACCTTCCGCATCCTGAACGGCGCGGGGTCGGCCTTCCCGCAAGGTTGGCCCGGCTACCACGTCCGTGCCTCCACCGATCGGCGGGATTGGCGGATGACGCCGACGACCTATGCCGATGGCGTGATCGAATGGCAGTGGACGGGCGAGTCGGACCTGGTCTGGTTCGCCTATTTCGAGCCCTATACGATGGAGCGGCACCATGATCTGGTCGCCCGGATCGCGGCTCGGGGCGTCCATCATGAGGAGATCGGCCAGAGCCTGGACGGTCAGCCGATCGACTATTTCCGCTTTGGCGACGGCCCCAAACAGGTCTGGCTCTATGCCCGCCAGCATCCGGGCGAATCGATGGCCGAATGGTGGATGGAGGGTGCGCTCGACTGGCTGACCGGCCCGGCGGCGGCGGATCTGCTGGCGAAGGCGACCGTCCATGTCGTGCCCAACATGAACCCCGACGGCACGCGGCGCGGGCATCTGCGCACCAATGCGGCCGGGGTGAACCTCAACCGCGAATGGCATGACCCGACCCCGGAGCGCAGCCCGGAAGTGCTGTGCGTGCGCAATCGGATGGACCGGACCGGCGTCGACTTCGCCATCGACGCGCATGGGGACGAGGCGATCCCGGCGAACTTCATCGCGGGGTTCGAGGGGATTCCGAGCTGGACCGAGGAGCATGGCGCCAAATTCTATGAATTCGGTCGCCGCCTGGCCGCGCATACGCCCGATTTCCAGACCCAGATGGGCTATGAGAAGTCGAGCGCGGGCCATGCCAATCTCGCCATGTCGACCAACCAGCTTGCCGAGCGGTTCGGCGCGGTGTCGGTGACGCTGGAAATGCCGTTCAAGGACCATGATCCCAACCCGGATGCGGTGCACGGCTGGTCCGGCGAGCGTTCGGCCAAGCTGGGCGTGTCGTGCCTGGAGGTGCTGTCCGGGATGATCGGGGAGATTTGA
- the pgmG gene encoding phosphoglucomutase/phosphomannomutase PgmG, with amino-acid sequence MGDRGAERVAAIHPSACREYDVRGTVPETLDEGAAYAVGRGFATRVRRAGGTRVAVGRDGRLSSPALEAALVEGLTDSGVDVVRLGLGPTPMVYFAEATLGVDGAVQVTGSHNPRDDNGFKMVLRHRPFFGEDVQDLARMAAARDWTQGTGVVEDRNILDAYVDRLMAGYAGGEYRIGWDCGSGAAGPVVEKLVQRLPGEHHTLFTDVDGHFPHHHPDPTVEANLDALKALVAEKRLDFGFAFDGDGDRIGAVDGRGRVIWGDQILMLLASPALVDHPGAPIVADVKASQTLFDHIERLGGQPVMWKTGHSLMKSKMVETGAPLGGEMSGHMFFAGEWYGFDDAHYAAIRLIRAVHLAGRSMTDLRGAMPATVDIPETRIAVAEADKFALVERVAAALAQDGAEVNDTDGVRVRTADGWWLLRASNTQAALTVRAESGDITGLERVLAEMDRYLSAQGVRR; translated from the coding sequence ATGGGTGATCGGGGGGCCGAACGGGTCGCCGCCATCCACCCCAGCGCTTGCCGCGAATATGATGTGCGCGGCACCGTTCCCGAGACGCTGGACGAAGGCGCGGCCTATGCGGTCGGGCGGGGCTTCGCGACGCGGGTGCGCCGGGCCGGGGGCACCCGCGTCGCGGTGGGGCGCGACGGGCGGCTGAGTTCGCCCGCGCTGGAGGCCGCGTTGGTCGAGGGGCTGACCGACAGCGGGGTCGACGTCGTCCGTCTGGGCCTGGGCCCCACGCCGATGGTCTATTTCGCCGAGGCGACCCTAGGGGTGGACGGCGCCGTACAGGTAACGGGCAGCCATAATCCCCGCGACGACAATGGCTTCAAGATGGTCCTTCGCCATCGCCCCTTTTTCGGCGAGGACGTGCAGGACCTGGCGCGCATGGCCGCCGCGCGCGACTGGACCCAAGGAACCGGCGTGGTCGAGGATCGCAACATTCTCGACGCCTATGTCGACCGGCTGATGGCGGGCTATGCGGGCGGCGAGTATCGCATCGGCTGGGACTGCGGCAGTGGCGCGGCGGGGCCGGTCGTGGAAAAGCTGGTCCAGCGCCTGCCGGGTGAGCATCACACGCTGTTCACCGATGTGGACGGTCATTTCCCGCATCATCACCCCGATCCGACGGTCGAGGCCAATCTAGACGCGCTGAAGGCACTGGTCGCCGAGAAGCGGCTCGATTTCGGATTCGCTTTCGACGGCGATGGCGACCGGATCGGCGCGGTCGATGGTCGGGGGCGGGTGATCTGGGGCGACCAGATATTGATGCTGCTGGCGAGCCCCGCCCTGGTGGATCATCCCGGCGCGCCGATCGTCGCGGATGTGAAGGCCAGCCAGACGCTGTTCGACCATATCGAACGCCTGGGCGGCCAGCCGGTGATGTGGAAGACCGGCCACAGCCTGATGAAGTCCAAAATGGTTGAAACCGGTGCTCCGCTGGGTGGCGAGATGTCGGGCCATATGTTCTTCGCGGGCGAATGGTACGGCTTTGACGACGCGCATTACGCCGCGATCCGCCTGATCCGCGCGGTGCATCTCGCGGGCCGATCGATGACCGACTTGCGTGGTGCGATGCCTGCGACGGTCGATATCCCCGAGACGCGGATCGCGGTGGCGGAGGCGGACAAGTTCGCCTTGGTCGAGCGGGTGGCGGCGGCGCTCGCCCAGGACGGCGCGGAGGTCAACGATACCGATGGCGTCCGGGTGCGGACGGCGGATGGCTGGTGGCTGTTGCGCGCCTCCAATACCCAAGCCGCGCTGACCGTGCGGGCCGAGTCGGGGGACATTACGGGACTGGAACGGGTGTTGGCGGAAATGGACCGCTATCTGTCGGCACAGGGGGTGCGGCGGTAG
- a CDS encoding DnaJ domain-containing protein codes for MKWLIALAVIWLVWRYMPRPARSAPRPRLPRDEAEALAVLDLPPNADADAIRQAHRRLVAQVHPDRGGSADLTRRVNAARDLLLDRRHG; via the coding sequence GTGAAATGGCTGATCGCGCTGGCGGTGATCTGGCTGGTGTGGCGCTACATGCCGCGTCCGGCCAGGTCCGCCCCCAGGCCCCGCCTGCCGCGTGACGAGGCGGAGGCGCTGGCGGTCCTCGACCTGCCGCCCAATGCCGATGCCGACGCGATCCGACAGGCGCATCGGCGGCTGGTGGCGCAGGTTCATCCCGATCGCGGCGGCTCGGCTGACCTGACGCGCCGGGTCAATGCGGCGCGCGACCTGCTGCTGGACCGCCGCCATGGGTGA